The Nicotiana tabacum cultivar K326 chromosome 14, ASM71507v2, whole genome shotgun sequence genome contains a region encoding:
- the LOC142168966 gene encoding uncharacterized protein LOC142168966: protein MAVDDDISDSTNSPNVNKDTLDSANPLYMHPSESAGSTLVLVVFDGTGYRSWRRGVLRGLSVKNKVGFITGKCKKPDSDHPTFEQWERCDDMVISWILNSLSKDLADSLQYVVDAKELWQELEDRYDQTNGAKLYQLEREINDLSQGALDIT, encoded by the coding sequence ATGGCGGTAGATGACGATATTTCGGATTCAACTAATTCACCAAATGTAAACAAGGATACATTAGATTCGGCCAATCCCTTGTACATGCATCCTTCAGAGAGTGCCGGATCGACACTAGTGCTGGTGGTATTTGACGGAACTGGTTATAGATCCTGGAGAAGAGGCGTCCTCAGAGGTCTCTCAGTGAAGAATAAGGTTGGTTTCATCACCGGAAAATGTAAGAAGCCAGATTCCGACCATCCGACATTTGAGCAGTGGGAGAGATGCGACGACATGGTCATATCGTGGATTCTCAACTCACTTTCAAAGGATTTGGCAGATAGCTTACAGTATGTGGTCGATGCCAAGGAATTGTGGCAGGAACTGGAGGATAGGTACGATCAGACGAATGGAGCGAAATTGTACCAGCTTGAAAGGGAAATTAACGACCTAAGTCAGGGAGCCCTAGACATTACATGA
- the LOC142168967 gene encoding uncharacterized protein LOC142168967 has translation MKKLWEELNALNAHAQCKCQCTCGAKANMHKAEQDRRLIRFLMGLNEVYTVVRGSILMMNPLPSIAQAFSILIQEEKQREVRPSNHLMMESASMNVSGLANPAFRTNYAQQRNTIGNNSYRGSYPSNRSRLFCDYCKMQGHTKDKCYKLHGFSQDFKFTKGKSVASAASMHGGPEGIVFGGCSEVGARNQSMGIQNLTKEQYNQLLHLLENFHGGSAIEVSNNITSGAANFAGILACSTHKEIIGNLSCKCFKSSVEYWILDSGASNHMSYNKALLTNIRILPYPFLVTLPNGYKVRVTEIGDAVLSPKLTLHKVLFVPSFKFNLISVHCLISYLKTIVQFSDTSCILQAHSMKRPLEIGRARNGLYFLCSKCQFLSSATVPTSLVANSCSASTSNPNNAQPHKSLTVNNDNLETCPANCLSSSSINVPLSSNKKVSSDHTSLPCVLPSFHSDLVCEGHRNAALSNSQSPTGTLPSSVTNVSLPGDQDISPLVDQSNQDSQHMMRNITHESEPCSYEEAALNPAWQAAMTQEFEALHANHTWDLVTLPAVVKMTTVSIAVKRGWNLFQLDVNNTFLHGDLHEEVYTEVPQGLQIEVPSLVCKLNKSLYGLKQASRQWYAKLTEALCTRGFRHSENDHSLFCKKDGLLIVFVAVYVDDVILTDTDVEEIKALKVFLHDQFKIKDLGKLHYFLGLEVFYKDGGVLISQRKFTADLLREYDNQYTTFSSPLDCTIKLKAEEGTLLADPTHYRKLVGKLNFLTNTRLDIAYSVQHLSQFMQTPREPHLKAALHVLRYLKNDPTLGIFFSNNPDCTMKAFCDSDWADALILDDQ, from the exons atgaagaagctttGGGAAGAGTTAAACGCATTGAATGCACATGCACAATGTAAGTGCCAGTGTACTTGTGGTGCCAAGGCAAATATGCACAAGGCTGAACAAGACAGAAGGCTAATTAGGTTTCTAATGGGTTTAAACGAGGTCTACACAGTTGTGAGAGGAAGCATTTTGATGATGAATCCGTTGCCCAGTATTGCACAAGCCTTTTCTATCCTGATCCAGGAAGAAAAACAAAGGGAAGTTAGGCCAAGTAACCATCTGATGATGGAGTCTGCTTCAATGAATGTCAGTGGTCTTGCAAATCCAGCTTTTAGGACAAATTATGCTCAACAGAGGAACACTATAGGAAACAACTCATACAGAGGGAGTTATCCATCCAACAGGTCACGCCTGTTTTGTGACTACTGCAAGATGCAAGGGCACACTAAAGATAAATGCTACAAACTACACGGATTTTCCCAGGACTTCAAATTCACTAAAGGAAAAAGTGTGGCATCCGCTGCAAGTATGCATGGAGGACCTGAAGGGATAGTTTTTGGAGGATGCAGTGAAGTTGGTGCTAGAAATCAAAGCATGGGGATTCAAAACCTGACAAAGGAGCAATATAATCAGTTATTGCATCTGTTGGAGAACTTCCATGGTGGAAGTGCAATTGAAGTCTCAAATAACATCACTAGTGGGGCAGCAAACTTTGCAGGTATATTGGCTTGCTCTACTCATAAAGAAATCATTGGTAATCTTTCATGTAAATGCTTTAAATCATCTGTTGAATATTGGATTTTAGACTCCGGAGCTTCTAATCATATGTCCTATAACAAAGCCCTATTAACCAACATTAGAATTCTACCTTATCCTTTCCTAGTAACCTTACCAAATGGATACAAAGTTAGAGTGACAGAAATTGGTGATGCAGTCCTTAGCCCTAAGCTGACCTTACACAAAGTGTTGTTTGTCCCCAGTTTTAAGTTCAATTTGATCTCAGTTCATTGTTTAATATCATACCTTAAGACAATTGTCCAATTTTCTGATACTTCATGCATTTTACAGGCCCATTCAATGAAGAGGCCTCTGGAGATTGGTAGAGCAAGGAATGGTCTGTACTTCCTTTGCTCAAAATGTCAGTTCCTTAGTTCAGCTACTGTCCCCACTTCTCTCGTTGCAAATTCATGTTCTGCTTCTACTAGCAATCCAAACAATGCACAACCACATAAATCACTCACTGTAAATAATGACAACTTGGAAACTTGTCCTGCTAATTGTCTTTCATCATCATCTATAAATGTTCCACTCTCAAGCAATAAGAAAG TGTCTTCTGATCACACTTCTCTTCCTTGTGTTTTGCCATCTTTTCATTCTGATCTTGTATGCGAAGGTCATAGAAATGCTGCCTTGAGTAATAGTCAGTCACCAACTGGGACTTTACCAAGTTCTGTCACCAACGTTTCTTTACCAGGTGATCAAGATATTTCCCCACTAGTTGATCAAAGCAACCAG GATAGTCAACATATGATGAGAAACATTACTCATGAATCTGAGCCATGTTCTTATGAGGAAGCAGCCTTAAACCCTGCATGGCAAGCAGCCATGACACAAGAATTTGAGGCTTTGCATGCTAACCATACATGGGATTTAGTGACGTTGCCTGCAG TTGTCAAGATGACAACTGTTAGCATAGCAGTTAAAAGGGGCTGGAACCTTTTCCAACTAGATGTGAACAACACATTCTTACATGGAGATCTACATGAAGAGGTGTACACAGAGGTACCACAGGGACTGCAGATTGAGGTTCCTAGTCTAGTTTGCAAGTTAAATAAGTCCTTGTATGGACTGAAACAAGCAAGCAGACAGTGGTATGCTAAGCTGACTGAAGCATTGTGCACCAGGGGTTTTAGACATTCAGAAAATGACCACTCACTGTTCTGTAAAAAGGATGGCCTTTTAATAGTATTTGTGGCTGTCTATGTTGATGATGTGATTCTTACAGATACAGATGTAGAAGAAATTAAGGCACTAAAGGTTTTCCTCCATGATCAGTTCAAAATCAAGGATTTAGGAAAGTTGCACTATTTCCTGGGACTAGAAGTGTTCTACAAGGATGGTGGAGTCCTCATTTCACAGAGGAAGTTCACTGCAGATCTGTTGAGAGAGTATGACAATCAGTACACTACATTCTCTTCTCCTCTTGACTGTACTATCAAGTTGAAGGCAGAAGAGGGAACCCTGCTGGCAGATCCCACTCACTATAGAAAGTTAGTTGGGAAACTTAACTTCCTCACCAATACAAGGTTAGACATTGCCTATAGTGTTCAGCACTTAAGTCAATTCATGCAAACACCCAGAGAACCTCATCTTAAAGCTGCCCTTCATGTCTTAAGGTATCTTAAGAATGATCCAACCTTGGGCATTTTCTTTTCTAACAACCCAGATTGCACTATGAAGGCTTTCTGTGACTCAGACTGGGCTGATGCCCTGATTCTCGACGATCAGTGA
- the LOC107779285 gene encoding prefoldin subunit 3-like, translating into MAASGVTERRGIPAAAFVEDVQSYLNESALDVNSALAFLQERLQQYRVVEMKLLAQQRDLQAKIPDIEKCLDIVANLQAKKGSGEALIADFEVSEGIYSRARIEESDSVCLWLGANVMLEYSCEEATILLKRNLENAKASLEVLVADLQFLRDQVTITQVTIARVYNWDVHQRKLKPAASPKES; encoded by the exons ATGGCGGCAAGTGGTGTAACGGAGAGAAGGGGAATACCGGCGGCAGCATTTGTAGAAGACGTACAGTCGTATCTCAATGAATCTGCTCTCGATGTCAACTCTGCTCTTGCCTTCCTCCAAGAAAG ACTTCAGCAGTACAGAGTGGTTGAGATGAAACTTCTGGCTCAGCAGAGGGATCTTCAG GCAAAGATTCCTGATATAGAGAAATGCTTGGACATAGTTGCTAATTTGCAAGCTAAGAAGGGCAGCGGTGAG GCACTAATTGCTGATTTTGAAGTGTCAGAAGGGATATATTCtcgggcaagaattgaagaatctGATTCGGTGTGCCTATGGCTTGGCGCAAATGTCATGTTGGAGTATTCATGTGAAGAG GCTACCATCCTCCTTAAAAGAAATTTGGAAAATGCAAAAGCCAGCTTAGAAGTTCTGGTTGCGGATTTGCAATTTTTGAGGGATCAAGTGACAATTACTCAG GTCACGATTGCTCGAGTATACAACTGGGACGTGCATCAACGTAAACTTAAACCAGCTGCCAGTCCAAAAGAATCATGA